A genomic stretch from Priestia filamentosa includes:
- a CDS encoding ParM/StbA family protein, whose protein sequence is MKIILANDIGNDKMKILEPGMEKVVKIPSAYKRINRKPSVHENDVKKNIVNLIDQLLVHISSSSIRRDGLYMIGERAIQTTEGVSNMDIAVHEKHSSDLPLINTLGYAAARAVQKQYEEEGELPQSLKVEVGMSSAIPASQHNVETAKQLEERFMDTSHVVIVYVGQEQVTVELNFSQVKVTKEGIPALYAIFEAPNDMFQEFCKEYGMKGIDGSYFMNSKIMHIDIGSGTSEYIYSVGVNPQPEQCTGERRGVGHAVEEAIQLMKEERKGLNINRQQFAKYIERPDEYPKDHDLAVHYLREARINQVDFILEDVERKYTTTLSSEPEYLACYGGGSIEFKEDMYKYLKEFADSVDAKVLWIPEQYAVDMNVKGLDILNRNMLFTEEYEETVVM, encoded by the coding sequence ATGAAAATAATCCTTGCGAATGATATTGGAAACGATAAAATGAAGATTCTTGAACCAGGCATGGAAAAAGTCGTCAAGATTCCGAGTGCTTATAAACGAATTAATCGAAAACCTTCCGTTCATGAAAATGATGTCAAGAAAAATATAGTTAATCTTATCGATCAATTACTTGTACATATTTCAAGCTCATCCATTCGTCGTGATGGTTTATATATGATTGGAGAGAGAGCAATTCAAACTACAGAAGGCGTAAGTAACATGGATATCGCCGTTCATGAAAAACATAGTAGTGATCTACCTTTAATTAATACGTTAGGTTATGCTGCAGCAAGAGCTGTACAGAAACAATATGAAGAAGAAGGAGAACTGCCTCAATCCTTAAAAGTAGAAGTCGGTATGAGTAGTGCGATTCCAGCGAGTCAACATAATGTGGAGACAGCAAAACAATTGGAAGAACGTTTCATGGATACTTCTCATGTAGTGATTGTGTATGTTGGTCAAGAGCAAGTAACGGTAGAGCTAAACTTCTCACAAGTAAAGGTGACGAAAGAAGGGATTCCAGCGTTATACGCAATCTTTGAAGCACCTAATGATATGTTTCAAGAGTTTTGTAAAGAATATGGAATGAAGGGTATTGATGGTTCTTACTTTATGAACTCGAAGATCATGCATATTGATATCGGAAGTGGCACATCCGAGTACATTTATTCTGTAGGCGTGAATCCACAACCAGAACAATGTACAGGAGAAAGACGAGGAGTAGGGCATGCGGTCGAAGAAGCAATTCAATTGATGAAAGAGGAACGTAAAGGTCTTAATATTAATCGTCAGCAATTTGCGAAATATATTGAGCGACCAGATGAGTATCCAAAAGATCATGATTTAGCTGTTCATTATTTACGTGAGGCTCGTATCAATCAAGTGGATTTCATCCTGGAAGATGTAGAACGTAAATATACGACAACACTCTCTAGTGAACCGGAATATCTAGCTTGCTATGGTGGAGGGTCTATTGAGTTTAAAGAAGATATGTATAAGTATCTGAAAGAATTTGCGGATTCTGTGGATGCAAAAGTCCTTTGGATTCCGGAACAATATGCGGTAGATATGAACGTGAAAGGATTAGATATTTTAAATCGCAACATGCTATTTACAGAAGAATACGAAGAAACTGTGGTGATGTAA
- a CDS encoding replication-relaxation family protein translates to MYALDKLECMSRSQLQTLFQLKSVRNANRVLYNMSPFLNHKRLYENVYYLSKKGRQHIGSEKNKPHLTQLEHKVRRNDIYLYYGCPKDWKVERPNEWRIQGERYKLISDARFSLQDIICFVEVDLKQKMLENKKKIKLYRSLFQALGHQQALLIFYTTTPVRKERILRWCKEYKVDAEILTIEDLENYFL, encoded by the coding sequence ATGTACGCCTTGGATAAATTAGAGTGTATGAGTCGGTCCCAACTTCAAACTCTCTTTCAGTTGAAGAGTGTCCGTAATGCCAATCGTGTTCTTTATAATATGAGTCCCTTCTTAAACCACAAACGTCTCTATGAAAACGTCTATTATCTATCGAAGAAAGGACGTCAACACATTGGATCGGAGAAGAATAAACCTCATTTAACACAGTTAGAACATAAAGTGAGACGGAATGATATTTATTTGTATTATGGGTGTCCAAAGGATTGGAAAGTGGAACGCCCGAATGAATGGAGAATCCAAGGAGAAAGGTATAAGCTCATTAGTGATGCTCGCTTTTCCCTTCAGGATATTATTTGCTTTGTAGAAGTCGATCTCAAACAGAAGATGCTTGAAAATAAAAAGAAAATAAAATTGTATCGTTCCCTCTTTCAAGCTTTAGGGCATCAACAAGCTTTACTCATCTTTTATACGACCACACCAGTGAGGAAAGAAAGGATATTAAGATGGTGCAAAGAGTATAAAGTTGATGCAGAAATTCTTACAATTGAAGACCTTGAAAATTATTTTCTATAA
- a CDS encoding MerR family transcriptional regulator, translated as MENSTLDQEKAYWTREVAELLDIKEGTVRKYARLMEENGYNFHRNEHDQRGFFERDILLMKRIKALSKTKGVTLEDAVNTVTKGIVVPEREPMTHTVMNLQEELERSIERHKQTMEAFIELKNENTEMKELLINLSEQMKQQQTYIENSLEKRDQVLLESIQKTLEQRREEENTGWFKKLFKSK; from the coding sequence ATGGAAAACAGTACACTTGATCAAGAAAAAGCTTACTGGACAAGAGAAGTAGCTGAATTATTAGATATAAAAGAGGGAACAGTGCGTAAGTATGCTCGTCTTATGGAGGAAAATGGATATAATTTTCATAGAAACGAGCATGATCAACGTGGTTTTTTCGAAAGAGATATTTTGCTTATGAAACGTATTAAAGCTCTTAGCAAAACAAAAGGTGTGACGCTAGAGGATGCTGTAAATACTGTTACAAAAGGAATTGTGGTGCCAGAGAGAGAGCCTATGACGCATACCGTCATGAATCTTCAAGAGGAATTAGAGCGTTCTATAGAACGTCATAAACAAACTATGGAAGCTTTTATTGAATTAAAAAATGAAAATACAGAGATGAAGGAATTGTTAATTAACTTATCAGAACAGATGAAACAACAACAAACATATATTGAGAATAGTTTAGAAAAACGGGATCAAGTTCTGTTAGAATCTATCCAGAAGACTTTAGAACAGAGAAGAGAAGAAGAGAATACTGGATGGTTTAAAAAATTGTTCAAGTCTAAATAA
- a CDS encoding DUF1540 domain-containing protein: protein MATGVLCEVNTCKNWKNGNKCTADFIYVVNFDGKQTSEAEETGCKTFEPSDS, encoded by the coding sequence ATGGCAACTGGTGTATTGTGTGAGGTAAATACCTGTAAGAATTGGAAGAATGGAAACAAATGTACTGCTGATTTCATTTATGTTGTAAATTTTGATGGAAAACAAACATCTGAAGCCGAAGAAACAGGCTGTAAAACTTTTGAACCTTCTGATTCATAA
- a CDS encoding FtsK/SpoIIIE domain-containing protein, whose protein sequence is MWELMTIPLLTGAAALWFGKNTFSEEHRIVQHIFKQYHIYTKDGKDNRYPQLVRECKSTKQIKLIYRIPLALEEKNLRTLQQILSVTLDQEVNVSFKKWLIIEISKDKMPSYVSYQDVPYRKGWMVPLGRNHQGWQFHHFDYTPHTTISGTTRFGKTVMMKVMMTYLIEHHPWDAQFIIIDLKGGLEFNRYQSLQQVKCIASNPIEALYALKQVQKDMKERMDRFKRQGWSNIVDSPLSQRLFVLIDEAAQLTPEKFMEKEEKKTLAQCQSILSEIARLGGALGVRLVYGTQYPTSNVLNGSIKQNADLKISFRLGSDYASKVAIDAYGAETLPSDIKGRALIKTHEVKEVQVPYLNHEEIWKRIGGYEVAKQTVVPNETGEDYVRLG, encoded by the coding sequence ATGTGGGAGCTTATGACTATTCCTCTTTTAACGGGGGCTGCTGCTTTGTGGTTTGGAAAGAATACATTCAGTGAGGAACATCGAATCGTCCAACATATTTTCAAACAATATCATATCTACACCAAAGATGGTAAAGACAACCGATATCCTCAGCTGGTTCGAGAATGCAAAAGCACAAAACAAATTAAGCTGATTTACCGTATACCTTTAGCCTTAGAAGAAAAAAACTTACGAACCTTACAACAGATTTTATCTGTCACATTAGATCAAGAAGTGAACGTATCCTTTAAGAAATGGCTCATCATTGAGATTTCCAAAGATAAAATGCCTTCCTATGTGTCTTACCAAGACGTTCCCTATCGTAAAGGATGGATGGTTCCGTTAGGGAGAAACCATCAGGGATGGCAATTTCATCATTTTGACTATACGCCGCACACCACGATTTCCGGGACGACTCGTTTTGGGAAAACGGTGATGATGAAAGTCATGATGACGTATCTTATCGAGCATCACCCTTGGGATGCTCAATTCATCATCATTGATCTAAAGGGTGGATTAGAGTTTAATCGGTATCAAAGCCTTCAACAAGTCAAGTGTATAGCCAGTAATCCAATAGAAGCCTTGTACGCCTTGAAACAAGTCCAGAAGGATATGAAAGAACGTATGGACCGTTTTAAACGTCAAGGATGGTCCAATATTGTAGACTCTCCCCTCTCTCAACGTCTGTTTGTTTTGATTGATGAAGCCGCCCAACTGACCCCTGAAAAATTTATGGAGAAAGAAGAAAAGAAGACATTAGCGCAGTGTCAATCGATCCTTAGTGAAATTGCCCGCCTAGGAGGCGCTCTGGGCGTTCGATTGGTGTATGGAACCCAATACCCTACCTCGAATGTCTTGAATGGCTCCATCAAGCAAAATGCGGATTTAAAGATTAGTTTTCGCTTAGGAAGTGATTATGCGTCTAAAGTGGCTATTGATGCCTATGGGGCGGAAACATTACCTTCAGATATTAAAGGGCGTGCGTTGATTAAAACGCATGAAGTGAAAGAAGTGCAAGTCCCCTACCTCAATCATGAGGAAATCTGGAAACGGATTGGAGGCTATGAAGTTGCAAAACAAACAGTTGTGCCAAACGAGACAGGAGAAGATTATGTACGCCTTGGATAA
- a CDS encoding DinB family protein — translation MNTIDFLEFNLKETRRRSKIVWNAIPEDKLNWKPDKEAMTCIEMVRHVLEAEHYYCLAIKNRASIENFDSPFDKRPFISIKDELDFAEPYHRQFINSLQFFSSEDLENIKIDRSDEGYIRSLGDMLMRIAYHEAVHVGQLLDYLRTMGAPRPKIWD, via the coding sequence GTGAATACAATTGATTTTCTAGAGTTTAATCTCAAAGAAACAAGAAGAAGAAGTAAAATTGTGTGGAACGCTATTCCTGAAGACAAACTTAATTGGAAGCCTGATAAAGAGGCCATGACATGTATAGAAATGGTACGTCATGTGCTAGAAGCAGAGCATTATTATTGTTTAGCTATCAAAAATAGGGCTAGTATTGAAAACTTTGATTCCCCCTTTGATAAACGTCCTTTTATTTCAATTAAAGATGAATTGGATTTTGCGGAACCTTATCACAGACAATTTATAAATAGTCTTCAATTTTTCTCTAGTGAAGATCTAGAGAATATTAAGATTGATCGTTCTGATGAAGGATACATACGTTCATTAGGCGATATGTTAATGCGTATTGCTTATCATGAAGCTGTTCATGTTGGTCAACTTTTAGATTACCTTAGAACAATGGGTGCTCCTAGACCTAAAATTTGGGATTGA
- a CDS encoding HTH domain-containing protein: MLIFSDDFARMQNYESYTKTKNQQKQIKYKLLEIVESVFGDTFARLKLETRDAIDMICFLATDKGFVYAKDTYFAEKHNVSTRTIRRVMKALEEAGKIVKAHRSSSKHNGRGAAVYFFVNHPYFEHWQQYFDFDVQTDVQAENPEIPCESKNEEPKKVSTYYLPNNYIKDHFMYKTIPFIKGVPKLINQTFKDIFKDSLRELYLRIRLASKKVCQTLSTTLSKSDIHSIAYESIQILFTYIKTRSMSFEDQCKLVYSIALNKFNDLVQTEDLNSNLDFVASPRKIVRKEMLPDWFQEQQKKDTLAEAQAQDMYETSSEDEIAKMKAILALYT; encoded by the coding sequence ATGCTAATTTTCAGTGATGATTTTGCCCGTATGCAAAACTATGAATCTTATACGAAAACAAAAAATCAACAGAAACAAATAAAATACAAATTATTAGAGATTGTAGAATCTGTTTTTGGAGACACTTTTGCTCGTTTGAAGTTAGAAACACGTGATGCTATCGATATGATTTGCTTTTTAGCAACAGATAAAGGCTTTGTTTATGCCAAAGACACCTATTTTGCTGAGAAACACAATGTTTCTACTCGTACAATTCGTCGTGTCATGAAAGCCTTAGAAGAAGCTGGGAAGATCGTGAAGGCTCATCGTTCTTCTTCTAAACATAATGGTCGAGGTGCTGCCGTTTATTTTTTCGTAAATCATCCTTATTTTGAACACTGGCAACAATATTTTGACTTTGATGTCCAAACTGATGTCCAAGCAGAAAATCCTGAAATCCCTTGTGAGAGTAAGAATGAAGAGCCCAAAAAAGTTTCTACCTATTATTTACCTAATAATTATATTAAAGATCATTTTATGTATAAAACGATTCCTTTTATCAAAGGCGTTCCAAAATTAATTAATCAAACCTTTAAAGATATTTTTAAAGACTCTTTAAGAGAACTCTATTTACGTATCCGTTTAGCGTCTAAAAAAGTATGTCAAACTTTATCTACAACTCTTTCAAAGAGCGATATTCATTCCATAGCTTATGAATCTATTCAAATTCTTTTTACATACATAAAAACACGTTCTATGAGTTTTGAGGATCAATGTAAATTAGTGTATAGTATCGCTTTAAATAAGTTTAATGATTTAGTTCAAACAGAAGACCTAAATAGTAACCTAGACTTTGTAGCATCACCACGTAAGATTGTTCGTAAAGAGATGTTACCTGATTGGTTCCAGGAGCAACAAAAGAAAGATACTTTAGCAGAAGCACAAGCACAAGACATGTATGAAACGTCATCAGAAGATGAGATAGCAAAAATGAAAGCCATTTTAGCGTTATATACTTAA
- a CDS encoding DUF1540 domain-containing protein: MAQDVLCEVNNCKYWGQGNKCKADAIYVVSHKGKQASNSEETDCKTFVPEA, from the coding sequence ATGGCTCAAGATGTTCTTTGTGAAGTAAACAACTGTAAGTACTGGGGACAAGGGAATAAATGTAAGGCTGATGCTATTTACGTAGTTAGTCATAAAGGCAAACAAGCGTCCAACAGTGAAGAGACAGATTGCAAGACATTTGTACCAGAAGCTTAA
- a CDS encoding isocitrate lyase/PEP mutase family protein: MDTQKRFKKFQKFKELHQQPSTFVLPNAWDAMSARTYQEEGFQAVGTTSAGISISLGYPDGENLPFEMMLSALKLIVNSVNVPVSADIEGGYGITGEELTEKIKQVILTGVVAINIEDGTGDPQHLITDLSLQLEKIAIIREISQSMNKPLFINARTDLYWLNIGDPNERLNSTIERTRAYQEAGADCVFVPGLRGIDSIKKLRQEISCPINLLAESGSPSLEELSNIGIERVSCGSAPFRATVTLLKEISRHIMKDSNLEYMNEGTISYKELANRMEVNRN, from the coding sequence ATGGATACTCAAAAACGATTTAAAAAGTTTCAGAAGTTTAAAGAACTTCATCAGCAACCTTCTACTTTTGTATTACCCAACGCATGGGACGCTATGAGCGCGAGAACTTATCAGGAGGAAGGTTTTCAAGCAGTCGGTACGACTAGTGCAGGAATTTCAATCTCGTTGGGTTATCCGGATGGAGAAAATTTACCTTTTGAAATGATGTTAAGTGCCCTCAAGTTAATTGTTAACTCGGTAAATGTACCTGTAAGTGCAGATATAGAAGGAGGATATGGAATAACTGGTGAAGAATTAACGGAGAAAATTAAACAGGTTATCCTAACTGGGGTAGTAGCAATTAATATTGAGGATGGAACAGGAGATCCTCAGCACCTTATAACGGATCTTTCCCTACAGTTAGAGAAAATAGCGATAATTAGGGAAATCTCTCAATCTATGAATAAGCCATTGTTTATTAATGCACGAACAGATTTATATTGGCTAAATATTGGTGATCCTAATGAACGGTTAAACTCCACTATTGAGAGGACAAGAGCTTATCAAGAGGCAGGGGCCGATTGCGTATTTGTCCCTGGGTTGAGAGGTATAGATTCTATTAAAAAACTTAGACAGGAGATTTCTTGTCCTATTAATCTACTAGCTGAATCAGGTTCCCCATCGTTAGAAGAGTTATCTAATATTGGGATTGAGAGAGTAAGCTGTGGTTCTGCTCCTTTTAGGGCAACAGTGACCCTGTTAAAAGAGATAAGTCGTCACATTATGAAGGACAGTAACCTTGAATATATGAATGAAGGTACAATTTCATACAAAGAATTAGCTAATAGAATGGAAGTTAACCGCAATTAA
- a CDS encoding DUF5412 domain-containing protein, whose product MKVFFFAFLLFIGFIGYGVYWAFFDMDRLPTGDYLTEEKSPDGVYTLKAYVTNGGATTSFAVRGELVFNNKGKKTKNIYWNYREDTADIIWIDNNTASINGHILNVPNDKFDFRNQ is encoded by the coding sequence TTGAAAGTATTTTTCTTTGCTTTCCTATTGTTTATCGGCTTTATAGGATATGGAGTATACTGGGCATTCTTTGATATGGATAGATTGCCCACAGGAGATTATCTCACAGAGGAAAAGTCTCCCGATGGAGTGTATACTTTAAAAGCATATGTAACAAATGGTGGTGCCACAACTTCGTTTGCCGTACGTGGTGAATTAGTATTTAACAATAAAGGAAAAAAGACAAAAAATATTTACTGGAATTATCGTGAGGACACTGCGGATATTATATGGATAGATAACAATACAGCATCCATTAATGGACATATACTTAATGTTCCTAATGATAAATTTGATTTTAGAAATCAATAA